A stretch of Lysinibacillus agricola DNA encodes these proteins:
- a CDS encoding helix-turn-helix domain-containing protein, whose translation MMTEKIKILLLKEDVSIKELAKRLNTTPQNITNKFKRDNFSEKELLGIAEALNVEYTANFITSKGEKI comes from the coding sequence ATGATGACTGAAAAAATTAAAATTTTATTACTGAAAGAGGATGTGTCAATTAAAGAACTTGCTAAGAGGTTAAATACTACTCCTCAAAATATTACAAATAAATTTAAAAGAGATAATTTTAGCGAAAAGGAATTATTAGGTATTGCGGAAGCGTTAAATGTGGAATATACTGCAAATTTCATTACTTCTAAAGGGGAAAAAATTTAA
- a CDS encoding ORF6N domain-containing protein, whose protein sequence is MSNLAIKETVKVMRIEIPNIHGGFGVDKKSILAKHIAEIHSKRLAKVNEAINNNRKRFKDNIDIIDAKNSVLFMDSLIEHNIFTKQSISNSTNIYLLSERGYAKLVKIFDDDKSWDLYDELLNEYFELRDGNIIPINNQPSTELQVLQGIVNNMVEQEKKMLEVNDKVLTLETEFNKETVSEGYKTNDNIARHFGLYSLKSKPHFNFIDAIAKHLRIYNTIIGYKDEYVNVIRTTVHGGNVGTAVYYSDKALEMMNDFLENELYLDVDYYKRGTRNGKFKEAYFELSGKTYKFNENTYKKYLS, encoded by the coding sequence ATGAGTAATTTAGCAATTAAAGAAACAGTAAAGGTTATGAGGATTGAAATTCCTAATATTCATGGAGGATTTGGAGTAGATAAGAAATCAATACTTGCGAAACATATTGCTGAAATTCACAGTAAACGTTTAGCTAAAGTAAATGAAGCAATTAACAATAATCGTAAACGTTTTAAAGATAATATTGATATTATCGATGCAAAAAACTCAGTCCTTTTCATGGACTCACTTATTGAGCATAACATCTTCACAAAACAATCTATTTCAAACTCAACAAACATCTATCTATTATCTGAAAGAGGATATGCAAAACTTGTTAAAATATTTGATGATGATAAATCTTGGGATTTATATGATGAATTATTAAATGAGTATTTTGAATTACGTGATGGAAACATCATACCAATTAATAATCAACCATCAACTGAATTACAAGTTTTACAAGGTATAGTTAATAATATGGTAGAACAAGAAAAGAAAATGTTAGAAGTGAATGATAAAGTCCTCACACTTGAAACGGAGTTTAATAAAGAGACTGTATCTGAAGGTTATAAAACTAACGATAATATCGCTCGTCATTTTGGATTGTATTCATTAAAGAGTAAACCTCACTTCAATTTTATTGACGCCATTGCAAAGCATTTAAGAATCTATAACACAATAATTGGCTATAAAGATGAATATGTAAATGTTATTCGCACAACAGTACATGGCGGTAATGTTGGTACAGCAGTTTATTATTCAGATAAAGCTTTAGAAATGATGAACGATTTCTTAGAGAATGAACTTTATCTTGATGTAGATTATTATAAACGTGGAACAAGGAACGGAAAGTTTAAAGAAGCTTATTTTGAATTAAGTGGTAAGACTTATAAATTCAATGAAAACACATATAAAAAATATTTATCTTGA
- a CDS encoding zinc-ribbon domain-containing protein has protein sequence MCEDTYVNIQTGEVLDMERVSSLKDNAMLKHSPHLFIEWDFEKNDVDIYKVTKGSKMKLNFICKQCKSKHIAMPTNKIRSKMCIYCRGFKVNETNSLASLRPDLALQWHPNKNNTLSPHDVTCGYDKKVWWLGNCGHEWDMRVVDRNKGSNCPICANKRIIINENDLWTTHPYVAVLLKDESLGYKHHHGSTFCTDWICSNCGLEIKNKEIRVIVKKGLPCTNCSDGFSLPEKMMSAILSQLNINFDSQKSFSWSNNKRYDFYLPTLNMIIETHGAQHSVNPYKNGRSLKEEQINDEFKRSVAIENKIKNYIEIDCRVNDFDYIKKSIFNSTMTNFFNLKIINWENVYKKSFNSMVNEVCEIYKTTELTHTEISKKLNVSSSTVIRYLKIGAKMGIVEYTPNGERGIRSSGILNKKKVVQLEGSNLIKVWQSIDEASNAMGLKSSSSISIACKNNNRTAKGFNWSSLEQYGKIDK, from the coding sequence ATGTGTGAAGATACATATGTAAATATTCAAACTGGTGAAGTATTAGATATGGAAAGAGTATCAAGTTTAAAAGACAATGCAATGCTAAAACATTCCCCTCACCTATTCATTGAGTGGGATTTTGAGAAAAATGACGTAGACATTTATAAAGTAACTAAAGGTAGTAAAATGAAATTAAATTTTATTTGCAAACAGTGTAAAAGTAAACATATTGCTATGCCAACAAATAAAATAAGAAGTAAAATGTGTATTTATTGCAGAGGATTTAAAGTTAATGAAACTAACTCATTAGCATCATTAAGACCTGATTTAGCGTTGCAATGGCATCCAAATAAAAATAACACTTTATCACCTCATGACGTTACTTGTGGATATGATAAGAAAGTCTGGTGGTTAGGTAATTGTGGTCATGAATGGGACATGAGAGTTGTAGACAGAAATAAAGGTTCTAATTGTCCAATATGTGCAAACAAAAGAATTATAATTAATGAAAATGATTTATGGACTACTCATCCATATGTAGCAGTATTACTAAAAGATGAGTCATTAGGATATAAACATCATCATGGAAGTACATTTTGCACAGATTGGATATGTTCTAATTGTGGATTAGAAATAAAGAATAAAGAAATTAGAGTAATAGTAAAAAAAGGACTACCTTGTACTAATTGCTCCGATGGCTTTAGCCTACCTGAAAAAATGATGAGTGCAATTTTATCTCAATTAAATATAAACTTCGATTCTCAAAAATCTTTTTCTTGGTCAAATAATAAAAGATACGACTTTTACTTACCCACATTAAATATGATAATTGAAACACACGGCGCACAGCACTCAGTTAATCCTTATAAAAATGGAAGAAGTCTAAAAGAAGAACAGATTAATGATGAGTTTAAAAGAAGTGTCGCAATTGAAAACAAAATCAAAAATTATATTGAAATTGATTGTAGAGTTAATGACTTTGATTATATTAAAAAATCAATATTTAATAGTACTATGACAAATTTCTTCAACCTCAAGATTATAAATTGGGAAAACGTTTATAAAAAATCATTCAATTCTATGGTAAATGAAGTATGTGAGATTTATAAAACAACAGAACTTACTCATACCGAAATAAGTAAGAAACTAAATGTTTCAAGTAGTACAGTTATTAGATATTTAAAAATAGGTGCAAAAATGGGAATCGTAGAATATACTCCCAATGGCGAAAGAGGTATTCGTTCAAGTGGTATATTAAATAAAAAGAAAGTTGTCCAATTAGAAGGTTCTAATCTAATAAAAGTTTGGCAATCTATAGATGAAGCAAGTAATGCAATGGGATTGAAAAGCTCATCATCTATATCTATTGCTTGCAAAAATAATAATAGGACGGCTAAAGGGTTTAATTGGTCTTCCTTAGAACAATACGGTAAAATAGATAAGTAA
- a CDS encoding type II toxin-antitoxin system PemK/MazF family toxin: MKVGDIYKIDFPFEEGRGSKYRPVLVFILITESTDFIALKITSTPRPSNRVKIDYWREANLRNESYVQLDNFKRVKFNKGSSYVGTLNLDDYNKIVSEFDKFHENLTVHK, translated from the coding sequence ATGAAAGTTGGAGATATATACAAGATTGACTTTCCTTTTGAAGAAGGACGAGGCAGTAAATATCGCCCTGTCCTTGTTTTTATTTTAATTACTGAATCTACAGATTTTATCGCTTTAAAAATAACGTCTACTCCAAGACCGTCTAATAGAGTTAAAATAGATTACTGGAGAGAAGCTAATTTAAGAAATGAATCTTACGTTCAATTAGACAACTTTAAAAGAGTTAAGTTTAATAAAGGTTCTAGTTATGTCGGCACTTTAAATTTAGATGACTATAATAAAATAGTTTCTGAATTTGATAAGTTCCATGAAAACCTAACTGTTCATAAATAG
- a CDS encoding phage tail tape measure protein, whose product MATKNPIELLIALGVNDSSSKNNIQSYLDKLKKDLKLDVELNAIKGNGNTFENMRKEIESLQKQVTQLNQELSNVGSKKSHSPTLAQGIKQDVVESMKSLDQLKNHVKQQNGEYKIKTVVDSQGIEKIDAVVTRVKTGLNQIQETQLKPILDPSGTLVGLKQINQTVHNISSKDLKVNVTKGIEELNKFARQGELSKEKYEQFRNSISSSINNTELNKVLESMRSINKETTHENKMQNSMANINQQAIELSQKLNQFTKDKNNAFNPVVVDKFLSRLDKVAGSNFDSITGMKSANRDFSSVEKEINTYIKLQEKYKSVTDNLELLQRQGKITSSDLAKFTQDAKLATTVTELGNLNKEINKFAKNTQIDAQTSNAFKNIGNEVERLNSKLKNVTNGFNVPSSNTLFTKIKSDIDSINNMKINTPEDIKTLNKLISDTSKNIRQLGQDSNSLKQFETKTREINDLLQKMKESGLLTNKEISKFADSLSRIETGNLAHVNNLLTQMSTKFDKLKNSEKNLDTFEKQQNSLSRLNSELTRTEKLFPRTMDKSKAEELRKEIEKLSKLNIINPTSLKNSQKEIDALKEKVKQFHAESTQAAKGSTGVMEAFGVAMQKFPIWMSASTIFYGTVRTAKEFASILVDIDSKLVSIQKVVDDGTDIGAVFDRATQSAEAYGQSISKALDAYIEFSRQGYKGDELGTLADAGLVASNVGEITAQAASEYMTASLVQWKKDASEAMGIIDSWNNISNNFATTTEKLAKGQSRAGATARAMGLEFDQLNAIVGTVTASTKQSGKLHRPFAQRCA is encoded by the coding sequence ATGGCTACAAAAAATCCAATTGAATTGTTGATTGCCTTGGGCGTAAACGACTCATCGTCAAAAAATAATATTCAAAGTTATCTAGACAAGTTAAAAAAAGACTTAAAATTAGATGTTGAATTAAATGCAATCAAAGGTAACGGTAACACCTTTGAGAATATGCGTAAAGAAATTGAATCATTACAGAAGCAAGTCACTCAATTAAATCAAGAATTAAGCAATGTAGGTTCAAAGAAGTCTCACTCCCCTACCCTAGCTCAAGGTATTAAACAAGATGTCGTTGAGTCAATGAAATCTCTCGATCAGTTGAAGAATCATGTTAAGCAGCAAAATGGCGAATACAAGATTAAGACTGTCGTAGACTCACAAGGAATAGAAAAGATAGATGCTGTTGTTACCAGAGTGAAAACTGGATTAAACCAAATTCAGGAAACTCAACTAAAACCTATCCTTGACCCCTCTGGCACATTGGTTGGACTAAAACAAATCAATCAAACTGTACATAATATTAGCTCAAAAGACTTAAAAGTTAATGTAACCAAAGGTATTGAAGAGTTAAACAAATTTGCTCGTCAAGGTGAGTTATCAAAAGAGAAATATGAGCAATTCAGGAATAGTATTAGTTCTTCTATCAATAATACCGAATTAAATAAAGTATTAGAGTCCATGAGAAGTATTAATAAAGAAACTACTCATGAAAATAAAATGCAGAATTCAATGGCAAATATTAATCAGCAAGCTATCGAATTATCTCAAAAGTTAAATCAGTTTACTAAAGATAAGAATAATGCATTCAATCCTGTTGTTGTAGATAAGTTTTTGAGTAGATTGGATAAAGTAGCAGGTTCAAATTTCGATTCAATTACAGGAATGAAGTCGGCTAATAGGGATTTCTCTTCTGTAGAAAAAGAAATAAATACATATATTAAATTACAAGAAAAATATAAATCTGTTACGGATAATTTAGAACTATTACAGCGTCAAGGAAAAATTACCTCTTCTGATTTAGCTAAGTTTACTCAAGATGCAAAATTAGCTACTACAGTAACTGAGTTAGGTAATTTAAATAAAGAAATAAATAAATTTGCTAAGAATACACAAATTGATGCTCAAACTTCTAATGCATTTAAAAATATTGGTAATGAAGTAGAGCGATTAAATAGTAAATTAAAAAATGTAACAAATGGTTTTAATGTGCCTTCAAGCAATACTTTATTTACAAAGATTAAATCTGATATTGATTCGATTAATAATATGAAGATCAATACTCCTGAAGACATTAAAACTTTGAACAAATTAATTTCTGATACCTCTAAAAATATCCGTCAACTAGGACAAGATAGTAACAGTTTAAAACAATTTGAAACTAAGACTCGTGAGATTAATGATTTACTTCAAAAAATGAAAGAATCAGGATTGCTCACTAATAAAGAAATAAGCAAATTTGCTGATTCCCTATCAAGAATTGAAACTGGCAACCTAGCTCATGTTAATAATTTGTTGACTCAAATGAGTACTAAATTTGATAAGTTAAAAAATAGTGAAAAGAATTTAGATACATTTGAAAAACAGCAAAACTCCCTTTCTAGACTTAATTCAGAATTAACAAGAACTGAAAAGTTATTCCCTCGTACAATGGACAAGTCCAAAGCTGAGGAATTAAGAAAAGAGATAGAGAAACTTAGTAAGTTAAATATTATTAATCCTACTTCTCTGAAGAATAGTCAAAAAGAAATTGATGCTTTAAAAGAGAAAGTTAAACAATTCCATGCCGAATCCACTCAAGCTGCTAAAGGCTCTACTGGAGTAATGGAGGCATTTGGCGTAGCCATGCAGAAGTTTCCTATCTGGATGAGCGCCAGTACAATATTTTATGGCACTGTCCGTACTGCCAAGGAATTCGCCTCCATACTAGTTGATATCGACTCAAAATTAGTCTCTATTCAAAAAGTAGTAGATGATGGAACAGATATTGGCGCAGTTTTTGATAGAGCCACTCAATCAGCAGAGGCTTATGGTCAAAGTATAAGCAAGGCGCTTGATGCATATATCGAATTTTCACGTCAAGGTTATAAAGGCGACGAGTTAGGAACGTTAGCAGATGCAGGTTTAGTTGCATCAAACGTAGGTGAGATAACGGCTCAGGCAGCGTCGGAATACATGACGGCTTCTTTGGTGCAGTGGAAAAAAGATGCGTCAGAAGCTATGGGAATAATTGATAGTTGGAATAATATATCCAATAACTTTGCAACAACAACAGAAAAATTAGCAAAAGGTCAATCTCGTGCAGGGGCAACTGCTCGTGCAATGGGATTAGAATTTGATCAGCTTAATGCAATTGTCGGTACAGTTACAGCGTCTACCAAACAATCGGGTAAACTTCATCGCCCCTTTGCACAGCGATGTGCATAG
- a CDS encoding PBECR2 nuclease fold domain-containing protein: MMSDDNRLDLFDLDNLDKEVYTIGRITDEIIDLLGITINQKDIIIWRDRFAYIDKHKNEFDNEKQYIEHVKAIPDVIRNPEYVGVHPSGKSIEFIKKIDKNLMIAVRINTKGNLVFRTSYPIKDSKLNNYISSGRVKKVE; the protein is encoded by the coding sequence ATGATGTCAGATGATAATCGGTTAGATTTATTTGATTTAGATAATTTAGATAAAGAAGTTTATACTATCGGAAGAATTACTGACGAGATAATTGACTTACTAGGAATTACTATAAATCAAAAAGATATTATAATATGGAGAGATAGATTTGCGTATATCGATAAGCATAAAAATGAATTTGATAATGAAAAACAATACATAGAACATGTTAAAGCAATACCAGATGTCATTCGAAATCCAGAATATGTAGGTGTACATCCAAGTGGAAAGAGTATTGAGTTTATAAAAAAGATTGATAAAAATTTGATGATTGCAGTTAGGATTAACACCAAAGGAAATTTAGTATTTAGAACATCTTATCCAATTAAAGATTCTAAACTTAATAACTATATTTCATCTGGTAGGGTTAAAAAAGTGGAATAA
- a CDS encoding phage tail tape measure protein, with translation MAKARVYLDEVGNFVKNVLPRLVSDPAQDALKMVDVSLTDKSGNMRDIIDVYTDVANKVKELNDVERISVMEGLAG, from the coding sequence ATAGCGAAAGCTAGGGTATATTTGGATGAAGTTGGAAACTTTGTTAAAAACGTATTACCTCGTTTAGTAAGTGATCCGGCTCAAGATGCATTAAAAATGGTAGATGTCTCTCTTACTGACAAATCTGGAAATATGCGCGACATTATAGATGTATATACTGATGTTGCAAACAAAGTGAAAGAGCTGAATGACGTCGAAAGAATCAGTGTCATGGAAGGCTTAGCGGGTTGA